One Luoshenia tenuis DNA window includes the following coding sequences:
- a CDS encoding metal ABC transporter substrate-binding protein — MKKTMAVLLALVLALLPLGGCASTGEETPRARLQVVASFYPMALLTERVIEGVPGVALHTMAQMNTGCLHDYQLQPRDMKILENADVLVYNGAGMEGFIGRVAALRPGLKLIEASAGQALLESAAHEHEHEDGHEAHEEHHHGDANAHLWLSPKRAMAQVENIRDELIAADPEYAQVYRENAQAFLQELEQLDGQVATLLAPCQGQGVVTFHEGFTYLLEDYGLYQAGLLQTDDENAPSPRYMAELIDHIRQEGIAALFCEKQYSTRLAEAISRETGAKIYTLDTIVSGPGGRDAYANAVLQNAQTISEALKK; from the coding sequence TTGAAAAAAACGATGGCGGTACTGCTGGCGCTGGTGCTGGCACTGCTCCCTTTGGGCGGCTGCGCTTCCACCGGGGAGGAGACGCCCCGGGCGCGGTTGCAGGTGGTGGCTTCCTTTTATCCCATGGCGCTTTTGACCGAGCGGGTGATAGAGGGGGTGCCCGGGGTCGCCCTGCACACCATGGCGCAGATGAACACCGGCTGCCTGCACGATTATCAGCTGCAGCCCCGGGATATGAAGATATTAGAAAATGCGGATGTGCTGGTATATAACGGCGCGGGGATGGAAGGGTTCATTGGCCGGGTCGCCGCGTTAAGGCCCGGGCTTAAGCTGATAGAGGCCAGCGCCGGGCAGGCGCTGCTGGAGAGCGCCGCGCACGAACACGAACATGAAGACGGACATGAGGCGCACGAGGAACATCACCATGGCGATGCCAACGCGCACCTTTGGCTCTCCCCCAAGCGCGCCATGGCGCAGGTGGAGAATATCCGGGATGAGCTGATAGCGGCCGACCCGGAATACGCCCAAGTTTACCGGGAAAACGCCCAGGCCTTTTTGCAGGAGTTAGAGCAGCTGGACGGGCAGGTCGCAACCCTGCTGGCCCCCTGCCAGGGACAGGGCGTGGTGACCTTCCACGAGGGGTTTACCTATCTCTTAGAGGATTATGGCCTATACCAGGCAGGGCTGCTGCAGACCGATGACGAGAATGCGCCCAGCCCCCGCTATATGGCGGAGCTGATTGATCATATCCGCCAGGAGGGCATTGCCGCCCTGTTTTGCGAAAAGCAGTATTCCACCCGTCTGGCTGAGGCTATCTCACGGGAAACGGGCGCGAAGATCTACACCCTGGATACCATTGTTTCCGGCCCGGGTGGGCGGGATGCATATGCCAATGCCGTGCTGCAAAATGCGCAGACCATAAGTGAGGCTTTGAAAAAATGA
- a CDS encoding cofactor-independent phosphoglycerate mutase, with protein sequence MKYIILVGDGMSDRPCPDLDGKTPLEVAEKPEMDALCLRAEMGQTRTIPGSLPAGSDTANLSLMGYDPAAHYTGRSPLEAVSMGVEMGDKDLVFRCNLVHVTDEPAYEARTMVSHSAGMISQQEAEAIMKDLMAHFADEPVRMAVGATYRHVLVMDTGEMPYKIEGLKTTPPHDILGEKIAAHLPQGPLSEQLLHFMKKSAAFLENHPVNLARKAKGLETANSIWLWGEGRKPSLTPFYEKFHLKGSVVSAVPLLHGIGICAGLRPIHVEGATGELETNYEGKVQAALHCLKEGDDFVFLHLEAPDECGHSGIAADKVEAIHRLDQRVLKPLLGGLADIGEDYRLLLLPDHATPLTLRTHVHDPIPYLLYDSSHPQRHADRRYTEAQAAALCPDPSIGHELIARFLLG encoded by the coding sequence ATGAAATATATTATCTTGGTGGGCGATGGGATGAGCGACCGCCCCTGCCCCGACCTGGACGGAAAAACTCCGCTGGAGGTGGCCGAAAAGCCCGAGATGGACGCGCTGTGCCTGCGCGCGGAGATGGGGCAGACCCGCACTATCCCAGGCTCCCTGCCCGCCGGCAGCGATACGGCCAACCTTTCGCTGATGGGCTATGACCCGGCGGCCCATTACACCGGCCGCTCGCCCCTTGAAGCGGTCAGCATGGGCGTTGAGATGGGCGATAAGGACCTGGTATTCCGCTGCAACCTGGTGCATGTTACCGATGAGCCGGCGTATGAGGCGCGCACCATGGTCTCCCACAGCGCGGGGATGATCTCCCAGCAAGAAGCCGAAGCGATCATGAAGGATCTGATGGCCCATTTTGCCGACGAGCCCGTGCGCATGGCGGTGGGCGCCACTTACCGCCACGTGCTGGTGATGGATACAGGCGAGATGCCCTATAAGATCGAAGGGCTAAAGACCACCCCGCCCCATGACATTTTGGGCGAAAAGATCGCCGCGCACCTGCCCCAGGGGCCGCTGAGCGAACAGTTGCTGCATTTTATGAAAAAGAGCGCGGCGTTTTTGGAGAACCACCCGGTCAACCTGGCGCGCAAGGCCAAAGGGCTTGAGACCGCCAATAGCATCTGGCTGTGGGGCGAGGGGCGCAAGCCCAGCCTGACGCCCTTTTATGAAAAATTCCACTTAAAGGGCAGCGTGGTATCCGCCGTGCCGCTGCTGCACGGCATCGGCATCTGCGCGGGGCTGCGCCCCATCCATGTAGAGGGGGCCACCGGAGAGCTGGAGACCAACTACGAAGGCAAGGTACAGGCCGCCCTTCATTGTCTAAAGGAAGGGGACGACTTTGTGTTCTTGCACCTGGAAGCGCCGGATGAGTGCGGGCACAGCGGCATTGCCGCCGATAAGGTAGAGGCCATCCACCGGCTGGATCAGCGGGTATTAAAGCCTCTGCTGGGCGGATTGGCGGATATAGGCGAGGATTACCGGCTGCTCTTGCTGCCCGACCATGCCACCCCGCTGACGCTGCGCACCCATGTGCACGACCCCATCCCCTACCTGCTCTACGACAGCAGCCATCCCCAGCGGCACGCGGACCGGCGCTATACCGAGGCGCAGGCCGCCGCCCTGTGCCCTGACCCCTCCATCGGGCATGAATTGATCGCCCGGTTCCTTTTAGGGTAA
- a CDS encoding metal ABC transporter ATP-binding protein — protein MNHNHQQGLCEIKIKELSVKKGGRQLLSGISFALDCGQLTALIGPNGAGKTTLLRALLGDLPYRGRIDYVRYDGRPSRAQIGYVPQLLEFDRSAPVSVLDFLAAGYTGFPVFLGVPQKVRAQVEQALGQVGCPQAIDRRMGELSGGELQRVLLAMALNPLPDLLALDEPFSGIDQRGLKDFYALVAHLRDSYHMSIVLVSHDLQWVREQADQVVLLEGGRVAAAGAPEAVFGTPAFRQAFGEGE, from the coding sequence ATGAACCATAATCATCAACAGGGGCTGTGTGAGATCAAGATCAAGGAGCTGAGCGTGAAAAAGGGCGGCCGGCAGCTGCTGTCAGGTATATCCTTTGCGCTGGACTGCGGGCAGCTCACCGCGCTGATCGGCCCCAATGGCGCGGGCAAGACCACGCTGTTGCGCGCGCTACTGGGGGACCTGCCTTATCGTGGCAGGATCGATTACGTGCGCTACGACGGGCGCCCCAGCCGGGCGCAGATCGGCTATGTGCCGCAGCTGCTGGAATTTGACCGCAGCGCGCCGGTCAGCGTGCTGGATTTTCTGGCCGCGGGCTATACGGGCTTCCCGGTGTTTCTGGGCGTGCCGCAAAAGGTACGCGCCCAGGTGGAGCAGGCGCTTGGACAGGTGGGCTGCCCCCAGGCGATCGACCGGCGGATGGGGGAACTGTCCGGCGGTGAGCTGCAGCGGGTGCTGCTGGCCATGGCGCTCAACCCCCTTCCGGATCTGCTGGCGCTGGACGAGCCCTTCTCCGGCATCGACCAGAGAGGGTTAAAGGATTTTTATGCCCTGGTGGCACATCTGCGGGACAGCTACCACATGTCCATCGTGCTGGTATCCCACGATCTGCAATGGGTGCGGGAGCAGGCGGATCAGGTGGTATTGCTGGAGGGCGGCCGGGTAGCGGCGGCGGGCGCGCCGGAGGCGGTATTTGGCACGCCGGCCTTCCGCCAGGCCTTTGGAGAGGGGGAGTAG
- the mutY gene encoding A/G-specific adenine glycosylase translates to MEKTWQLALLKWYRENKRDLPWRRSRDPYAIWVSEIMLQQTRVDTVIPYYQRFLALFPDMKALAGAPIEKVYKAWEGLGYYSRARNLQRGAQTVLERFDGAMPREAALLQKIPGIGEYTAGAISSIAFDQPACAVDGNVMRVGARLYGDGQDIALPATKKYWQKEALGWIPQGQAGDFNQALMELGALICLPRGAKCAACPVKEWCRAFENGQVEALPVKSAKAKPKVERYRVLALVDEKERVLFCRRPEGGLLGGLWLLPMLAQGEDVESYIAKLGLTAVERLPLGKARHVFTHLVWEMEGELIRVCGGGSLPQGGAWVEKGGWQALALPGAQAKLVRALEEELC, encoded by the coding sequence ATGGAAAAGACCTGGCAGCTGGCGCTGCTCAAATGGTACCGGGAAAATAAGCGGGACTTGCCCTGGCGCAGGAGCCGGGACCCCTACGCTATCTGGGTCTCGGAGATCATGCTCCAGCAGACGCGGGTGGATACGGTCATCCCGTATTACCAGCGGTTTTTGGCCCTGTTTCCCGACATGAAGGCGTTGGCCGGCGCGCCGATTGAGAAAGTGTATAAGGCCTGGGAAGGGCTGGGCTATTATTCCCGCGCGCGCAACCTGCAAAGGGGCGCGCAAACCGTGCTGGAGCGGTTTGACGGCGCTATGCCCAGGGAGGCCGCGCTTTTGCAAAAGATCCCTGGCATTGGCGAATACACCGCCGGGGCCATCAGCTCCATCGCCTTTGACCAGCCCGCCTGCGCGGTGGATGGCAACGTGATGCGGGTGGGGGCGCGGCTGTATGGCGATGGGCAGGATATCGCCCTGCCCGCCACTAAGAAATACTGGCAGAAAGAAGCGCTTGGCTGGATACCGCAAGGGCAGGCGGGGGACTTTAACCAGGCCCTGATGGAGCTGGGCGCGCTGATCTGCCTGCCCCGGGGGGCCAAGTGCGCCGCCTGCCCGGTAAAGGAGTGGTGCCGGGCCTTTGAGAATGGTCAGGTTGAGGCGCTGCCGGTGAAATCCGCCAAGGCCAAGCCCAAGGTGGAACGCTACCGAGTGCTGGCGCTGGTGGATGAAAAGGAACGGGTGCTGTTTTGCCGCCGCCCTGAGGGCGGGCTGCTGGGCGGGCTTTGGCTGCTGCCCATGCTGGCGCAGGGGGAGGATGTGGAAAGCTACATCGCAAAATTGGGCCTTACAGCGGTAGAGCGGCTGCCCCTGGGCAAGGCGCGGCACGTATTTACCCACCTGGTTTGGGAGATGGAAGGGGAACTGATCCGCGTGTGCGGAGGCGGCAGCCTGCCCCAGGGCGGGGCCTGGGTGGAAAAGGGAGGCTGGCAGGCGCTGGCCCTGCCCGGCGCCCAGGCCAAGCTGGTGCGCGCGCTGGAGGAGGAGCTATGCTGA
- a CDS encoding B12-binding domain-containing radical SAM protein yields MLKEKKLVLVALNAKYVHTSLAVRALRAACKDTRWQVEIIERSIGDPLDAVAEQIVRAGAQIVGFSCTIWNVTLVARLCALLRAAGCSAFFLLGGPEVSFEGDAVFTRIPEADAVICGEGEAALRALLQSYPALPREIPGLCLPGWSNVRPTQVDELDQLPFPYEGGEGIEPGRILYYEASRGCPFHCGYCLSGETQLRQLPLPRVKAELRTLMAAGVRQVKFVDRTFNADPARARELFGYLMALDRELEGSTNFHFEIGGQLLDEETLDLLEEARKGLFQFEIGVQSTDRAALDAVGRKDDFQKITRAVQRLRRAGRIHLHLDLIAGLPGEGYARFAASFNDVYALTPDMLQLGFLKLLRGSRLRREEKLHGYAYDPYPPYEITASRDITYLELRRLKAAEEALERYYNAHLCDRTLRYLISVLEGDAFRLFQGLGEYAGEIGLPWQGRTPLQRMEILYAYAKAHIPGVDLAALSELLRFDLLEKEKRRGLPLALAPLDTPETRKKIRALYGGAVHSIYPAAGEMEPYALRRATHIEPFRLDIAAFEAVGALQWRACYWLFRYDGAAPVELPG; encoded by the coding sequence ATGCTGAAGGAGAAAAAACTGGTTTTGGTGGCGCTCAATGCCAAGTACGTGCATACCAGCTTGGCGGTGCGCGCTCTGCGCGCCGCCTGCAAGGATACCCGCTGGCAGGTGGAGATCATAGAGCGCAGCATAGGCGATCCCTTAGACGCGGTAGCCGAGCAGATCGTGCGCGCCGGCGCGCAGATCGTTGGCTTTTCCTGTACGATTTGGAACGTCACGCTCGTCGCCCGGCTGTGTGCCCTGCTGCGGGCCGCGGGCTGTTCGGCCTTTTTCCTGCTGGGCGGGCCGGAGGTCTCCTTTGAGGGGGATGCGGTCTTTACGCGCATCCCGGAGGCGGACGCGGTGATCTGCGGGGAGGGGGAGGCGGCGCTGCGCGCCCTGCTGCAAAGCTACCCGGCCCTGCCGCGGGAGATACCGGGGCTGTGCCTGCCGGGCTGGAGCAATGTGAGGCCCACGCAGGTGGATGAGCTGGACCAGCTGCCCTTCCCCTACGAGGGCGGGGAGGGGATAGAGCCGGGGCGGATCTTATACTATGAGGCCTCCCGGGGCTGCCCCTTCCACTGCGGCTATTGCCTTTCGGGGGAAACGCAGCTGCGCCAGCTGCCGCTGCCCCGGGTCAAGGCAGAGCTGCGCACGTTGATGGCGGCGGGGGTACGGCAGGTAAAGTTTGTGGACCGCACCTTTAACGCGGACCCGGCGCGGGCGCGGGAATTGTTCGGTTATTTGATGGCGCTGGACCGCGAACTTGAGGGCAGCACTAACTTCCACTTTGAGATCGGCGGCCAGCTGCTGGATGAGGAAACGCTGGACCTGCTGGAGGAGGCGCGCAAAGGGCTTTTCCAGTTCGAGATCGGCGTGCAGTCCACCGACCGTGCGGCGCTGGATGCGGTGGGCCGTAAGGACGATTTTCAAAAGATCACCCGGGCGGTGCAAAGGCTGCGCCGCGCAGGGCGCATCCACCTGCACCTGGACCTGATCGCTGGGCTGCCGGGGGAAGGATACGCGCGCTTTGCGGCCTCCTTTAACGACGTATACGCCCTGACGCCGGACATGCTCCAGCTGGGCTTTTTAAAGCTGCTGCGGGGCAGCCGCCTGCGCCGGGAAGAAAAACTGCATGGCTATGCTTACGACCCGTACCCGCCTTACGAGATCACCGCCAGCCGGGATATTACTTATCTTGAACTGCGGCGCCTGAAAGCCGCGGAGGAGGCGCTGGAGCGCTATTATAACGCCCACCTGTGCGACAGGACGCTGCGCTACCTGATCTCGGTGCTGGAGGGGGACGCCTTTCGCCTGTTTCAGGGTTTGGGAGAGTATGCCGGGGAGATCGGCCTGCCCTGGCAGGGGCGCACGCCCCTGCAGCGCATGGAGATTTTATATGCCTATGCAAAGGCGCATATTCCCGGGGTAGATCTTGCTGCCCTTTCAGAGCTGCTGCGCTTTGACCTGCTGGAAAAGGAAAAGCGGCGCGGCCTGCCCTTGGCCCTGGCGCCGCTGGATACCCCGGAAACACGCAAAAAAATCCGCGCCCTGTATGGGGGCGCGGTACATTCCATCTATCCAGCAGCGGGGGAGATGGAGCCCTATGCTTTGCGGCGCGCTACCCATATCGAGCCCTTTCGGCTGGATATAGCGGCCTTTGAGGCCGTAGGGGCGCTGCAATGGCGGGCATGTTACTGGCTGTTTCGTTACGATGGGGCGGCACCGGTGGAATTGCCGGGTTGA
- a CDS encoding pyridoxal phosphate-dependent aminotransferase, producing the protein MRTYDKSQKLNNVCYEIRGPVTQEAARMEQAGQQVLKLNIGNPAPFGFSCPPDILQAMQEGLRLGQGYTDSKGLPAARAAVAGYCKHKGIAGVTMEDVYIGNGVSELILMSMQALLDSGDEILIPAPDYPLWTAAATLAGGRAVHYLCDEASGWLPDTQDIRRKITPRTKGIVLINPNNPTGALYPSGLLQDIAAIAREKGLILFSDEIYDRLVMDGLKHTSIAALAPEVFCVTFGGLSKSHRVAGFRCGWMCLSGDRSGMGGYIDGLNLLSSMRLCAGVPAQYMVEKALSNPDQPDPDLLPGGRIYEQRACVVQALRAIPGVSVVQPQAAFYIFPRLDGRFNIQDDERFALDLLREKQVLIVAGSGFNWPDADHFRIVYLPECDVLRQGVEKIGDFLQGYRQ; encoded by the coding sequence ATGCGAACCTACGATAAATCCCAAAAACTGAACAACGTGTGTTATGAGATAAGGGGGCCCGTGACCCAGGAGGCCGCCCGTATGGAGCAGGCGGGCCAGCAGGTGCTCAAGCTCAACATCGGCAACCCCGCCCCCTTTGGCTTTAGCTGTCCGCCCGATATCCTGCAGGCTATGCAGGAGGGGCTGCGCCTGGGCCAGGGCTATACCGATTCTAAGGGCCTGCCCGCCGCCCGCGCGGCCGTGGCCGGTTACTGCAAGCACAAGGGCATCGCAGGCGTGACGATGGAGGACGTGTATATCGGCAATGGCGTCAGCGAGTTGATCCTGATGAGTATGCAGGCGCTTCTGGACAGCGGGGACGAGATCCTCATCCCCGCGCCGGACTACCCCCTGTGGACGGCCGCGGCTACCCTGGCCGGGGGCCGCGCGGTGCACTATCTTTGCGATGAGGCTTCCGGTTGGCTGCCGGATACCCAGGATATCCGCCGCAAGATCACCCCGCGCACCAAGGGCATCGTGCTGATCAACCCCAACAACCCTACCGGCGCGCTCTACCCTTCCGGGTTGCTGCAGGATATCGCCGCCATCGCCCGGGAGAAGGGGCTGATCCTCTTTAGCGACGAGATATACGACCGTTTGGTGATGGACGGCCTTAAGCACACCTCCATCGCGGCGCTGGCGCCGGAAGTTTTTTGCGTCACCTTTGGCGGGCTTAGCAAATCCCACCGGGTGGCGGGCTTCCGCTGTGGATGGATGTGCTTGAGCGGGGACCGTTCGGGGATGGGCGGCTATATCGATGGGCTGAACCTGCTCTCCTCCATGCGGCTGTGCGCGGGAGTACCCGCCCAATACATGGTGGAAAAGGCCCTCTCCAACCCCGACCAGCCCGACCCCGACCTGCTGCCCGGCGGCCGTATTTATGAGCAGCGGGCCTGCGTGGTCCAGGCGCTGCGCGCCATCCCCGGGGTAAGCGTGGTGCAGCCCCAGGCGGCCTTTTACATTTTCCCCCGGCTGGACGGCCGCTTTAATATTCAGGATGACGAGCGCTTTGCCCTGGACCTGCTGCGGGAAAAACAGGTGCTGATCGTGGCGGGTAGCGGCTTTAACTGGCCGGATGCCGATCACTTCCGCATCGTCTACCTGCCCGAGTGCGATGTGCTGCGCCAAGGGGTTGAAAAAATCGGAGACTTTTTGCAGGGGTACCGGCAATAG
- a CDS encoding radical SAM protein: protein MANCNLCPRNCNAPRGEKEGTGFCGMGTLPVLARAALHFWEEPFISGARGSGTVFFSGCALGCVFCQNDVISRQRFGQVLTVEQLAGVFQSLERQGAHNINLVNPTHFVPAIVQALKCYRPRIPIVYNSGGYEKPSTLRALRGLVDIYLPDFKYISPETAARYAGAPDYFAVAAEAIEEMALQTGPLQLDEDGLLQRGLVVRHLVLPGHVKESRAILRYLKEALPPGCAVSLMGQYVPCGRASQFPEIDRPLTAREYDRAVQTFMELDFDHGFVQERGAASKAFIPDFSLQGLPEQG from the coding sequence ATGGCAAACTGTAACCTTTGCCCGCGCAACTGCAATGCGCCGCGTGGAGAGAAAGAAGGAACGGGCTTTTGCGGCATGGGCACATTACCGGTGCTGGCCCGCGCTGCCCTGCATTTTTGGGAGGAGCCCTTTATCTCCGGCGCCCGAGGGTCGGGCACGGTGTTTTTCTCCGGGTGCGCGCTGGGCTGTGTCTTTTGCCAAAACGATGTGATCAGCCGCCAGCGCTTTGGGCAGGTGTTGACGGTGGAGCAGCTGGCCGGCGTTTTCCAGTCGTTGGAGCGGCAGGGCGCGCACAACATCAACCTGGTCAACCCCACCCACTTTGTGCCGGCCATCGTCCAGGCGCTAAAATGCTACCGGCCGCGTATCCCCATCGTGTACAACAGCGGGGGATACGAAAAACCCTCTACCCTGCGGGCACTGCGGGGCTTGGTGGATATCTACCTGCCGGATTTTAAGTATATCTCGCCCGAAACCGCCGCTCGCTACGCCGGCGCGCCGGATTATTTTGCAGTAGCCGCAGAGGCGATAGAGGAGATGGCCCTGCAGACCGGGCCGCTGCAGCTGGACGAGGACGGGCTGCTGCAAAGGGGCCTGGTGGTGCGCCACCTGGTGCTGCCCGGCCATGTGAAGGAGAGCCGCGCGATCCTGCGCTATTTAAAGGAAGCCCTGCCGCCCGGGTGCGCCGTATCCCTGATGGGGCAGTACGTGCCCTGCGGCCGGGCCAGCCAGTTCCCGGAGATCGACCGGCCCCTGACCGCGCGGGAGTACGACCGGGCGGTGCAGACCTTTATGGAGCTGGATTTTGACCATGGCTTTGTACAGGAAAGGGGCGCGGCCAGCAAGGCCTTTATTCCGGACTTTTCCTTGCAGGGCCTGCCGGAGCAAGGATAA
- a CDS encoding metal ABC transporter permease — protein MEWIAQLFPALRYDFMQNALLAVVMIAPVMGLLGTMAVNSRMAFFSDALGHSALTGIALGVALGIDQPVICMLAFGLFLALVITRIKNANTQSADTIIAVCSAGAMALGLAILSRGGGFAKYSQILVGDILSVSPSDLLSLLVVLVAVVGLWFYLSNALMLISVNRPLAASRGIPAAVYEYVFVGVVAVAVMLAIQWIGILLINALLILPAAAARNIARNMRQYHLLSVGIALVCCVGGLFLAFEMDIAAGAAIVMLCALAFAATYLVRGRLGGR, from the coding sequence ATGGAATGGATCGCGCAGCTCTTCCCGGCGCTTCGGTATGACTTTATGCAAAACGCCCTGCTGGCGGTGGTGATGATCGCTCCGGTAATGGGGCTGCTGGGGACCATGGCGGTCAACAGCCGCATGGCCTTTTTCTCGGATGCGCTGGGCCACAGCGCGCTGACCGGCATCGCCCTGGGCGTGGCGCTGGGCATCGATCAGCCGGTGATCTGCATGCTGGCCTTTGGGCTGTTTTTAGCGCTGGTGATCACGCGCATCAAAAACGCCAATACCCAAAGCGCCGATACCATTATCGCCGTGTGCTCAGCCGGGGCCATGGCGCTGGGGTTAGCTATCCTCTCTCGGGGCGGGGGCTTTGCCAAATACTCGCAGATCCTGGTAGGAGATATCCTCAGCGTTTCCCCCAGCGATTTGCTTTCGCTGCTGGTGGTGCTGGTGGCGGTGGTGGGGCTGTGGTTCTATCTCTCCAATGCGCTGATGCTGATCTCGGTAAACCGGCCGCTGGCCGCCAGCCGGGGGATCCCTGCGGCGGTGTACGAATACGTGTTTGTAGGCGTGGTGGCGGTGGCGGTGATGCTGGCCATCCAGTGGATCGGCATTTTGCTGATCAACGCGTTGCTTATTTTGCCCGCGGCGGCGGCGCGCAATATCGCCCGCAATATGCGCCAGTACCACCTGCTCTCGGTAGGTATTGCGCTGGTGTGCTGCGTTGGCGGGTTGTTTTTAGCTTTCGAAATGGATATCGCGGCGGGCGCCGCCATCGTGATGCTCTGCGCCCTGGCTTTTGCGGCCACCTACCTTGTGCGCGGCCGGTTGGGCGGCCGGTAA
- a CDS encoding sulfatase: MKAIMIMMDTLNRHMLKVYDAAGRAITPNIDRLARRSLVFDSHFIGSAPCMPARRDLMTGRINFLERGWGPIEPFDVTFPTLLREKGVFTHIATDHCHYAELGGEGYMQQYDTWDLIRGQETDVWASQVRDPQMPRAYLGQAQRQYQCNRQHFKTDADHPTPRTFAAATQWLRDNEGADNYFLQVEVFDPHEPFDCTEAFKALYPDHYQGPLYEWPRYDALNADEGPEAVDHLRNLYCATLSMADKWLGKLLNEMDRQNLWEDTLVIFTSDHGHMLGEHGVTGKNCFHAWNEMCRIPLFIHLPGDERAGQRCAALTQTIDLMPTILEHFSCTAQGPIHGRTLWPLLHGAQKRVRDYALYGWFGMPVNLTDGYYTYFRAPKSKENAPLYAYMSMMTSYYKYWWRDIPEGALDVGRYLSWTDMPVYCVDMNQCGEPLRENVRREDSLFRSLLFSIHDDPGQRHPLRDDALEEKFIRALRAQLREHDAPAEQFQRLGL; this comes from the coding sequence TTGAAAGCGATCATGATCATGATGGATACGCTCAACCGCCATATGCTAAAGGTCTACGATGCGGCCGGGCGCGCCATCACCCCGAATATCGACCGGCTGGCCCGGCGCAGCCTGGTGTTTGACAGCCACTTTATCGGCTCGGCCCCCTGCATGCCCGCCCGGCGGGACCTGATGACTGGGCGCATCAACTTTTTAGAGCGGGGCTGGGGCCCTATCGAGCCTTTTGACGTCACCTTTCCTACCCTTTTGCGGGAAAAGGGCGTGTTTACCCACATCGCCACCGACCATTGCCATTACGCTGAATTGGGCGGCGAGGGCTATATGCAGCAGTACGATACCTGGGACCTGATCCGCGGGCAGGAGACCGATGTATGGGCCTCCCAAGTGCGGGACCCGCAGATGCCCCGCGCCTACCTGGGCCAGGCTCAGCGGCAGTACCAGTGCAACCGCCAGCATTTTAAAACCGATGCAGACCATCCTACCCCCCGTACCTTTGCGGCCGCCACCCAATGGCTGCGGGATAACGAGGGCGCGGATAACTACTTTTTACAGGTGGAGGTGTTCGACCCCCACGAGCCCTTCGACTGTACGGAGGCGTTCAAGGCCCTGTATCCCGATCATTATCAGGGCCCGCTCTACGAGTGGCCCCGGTACGACGCGTTAAACGCCGATGAGGGGCCCGAGGCGGTAGACCACCTGCGCAACCTATACTGCGCCACCCTCTCCATGGCGGATAAATGGCTGGGCAAGCTGCTCAATGAGATGGACCGGCAAAACCTTTGGGAGGATACGCTGGTGATCTTTACCTCGGATCACGGGCACATGCTGGGCGAGCACGGGGTTACGGGCAAAAACTGTTTCCACGCCTGGAACGAGATGTGCCGCATCCCCCTTTTCATCCACCTGCCTGGGGATGAGCGGGCGGGCCAGCGCTGCGCCGCGCTGACCCAGACCATAGACCTGATGCCCACTATTCTGGAGCATTTCAGCTGTACGGCGCAGGGGCCCATCCACGGCCGCACGCTTTGGCCGCTGCTGCACGGGGCACAAAAGCGGGTACGAGATTATGCGCTTTACGGCTGGTTTGGGATGCCGGTGAACCTGACCGATGGATACTATACCTATTTCCGCGCGCCTAAAAGTAAGGAAAACGCGCCGCTGTACGCCTACATGTCTATGATGACCTCCTACTACAAGTATTGGTGGCGGGATATCCCCGAGGGCGCGCTGGACGTAGGCCGTTACCTCTCTTGGACGGATATGCCGGTATATTGCGTGGACATGAACCAATGCGGAGAGCCCCTGCGAGAGAACGTGCGCCGGGAGGATTCCCTGTTTCGCAGCCTGCTTTTCAGCATCCATGACGACCCGGGCCAGCGCCACCCCCTGCGGGATGACGCGCTGGAAGAAAAGTTCATCCGCGCGCTGCGGGCCCAGCTGCGCGAGCACGACGCGCCGGCTGAGCAATTCCAGCGGTTGGGGCTATAA
- a CDS encoding HD domain-containing protein — MALSEAEMARMWEHVRRILEGHKAIPLGGGRVDFAFRDRYAHTQRVFHWAQRLLREEKADGEAVRCAVIFHDAGYAFPDPVHTHPIHSARICRAYLDAAGFDPGFTAKVCFLIARHSDKKLPPNALTLDQQVLMDADALDETGALSILWDCMAEGARPREAQSFEATWRHLQKYTLPLHSQNPMRTRSGQRFWQEKNALVADFMASLQRDLFEGE, encoded by the coding sequence ATGGCGCTGAGCGAGGCGGAGATGGCGCGCATGTGGGAGCACGTGCGCCGCATTCTGGAAGGACACAAGGCCATCCCCTTAGGCGGCGGCCGGGTAGATTTCGCCTTTCGCGACCGGTATGCGCACACCCAGCGGGTCTTTCACTGGGCGCAGCGGCTGCTGCGGGAGGAAAAGGCCGACGGGGAGGCGGTGCGCTGCGCCGTCATTTTCCACGATGCGGGCTATGCCTTTCCCGATCCGGTCCATACCCATCCCATCCACAGCGCCCGCATCTGCCGGGCATATCTGGATGCGGCGGGGTTTGACCCAGGCTTTACCGCCAAGGTCTGTTTTTTAATCGCACGGCATTCCGATAAAAAGCTGCCGCCAAATGCCCTTACCCTGGACCAGCAGGTGCTGATGGATGCGGACGCGCTGGATGAGACCGGGGCGCTGTCCATCCTATGGGATTGTATGGCCGAAGGCGCCCGGCCCCGGGAGGCGCAGAGCTTTGAGGCCACCTGGCGCCATCTGCAAAAATACACCCTGCCTTTGCACAGCCAAAACCCCATGCGCACCCGGAGTGGCCAGCGTTTTTGGCAGGAGAAAAACGCGCTGGTGGCGGATTTTATGGCCAGCCTGCAGCGGGATCTGTTTGAAGGTGAATAA